From Mustela erminea isolate mMusErm1 chromosome 1, mMusErm1.Pri, whole genome shotgun sequence, a single genomic window includes:
- the CEP19 gene encoding centrosomal protein of 19 kDa isoform X2 produces MMCTAKKCGIRFQPPAIILIYENEMKGKRRQRIMPVRNFSKFSDCNRAAEQLKNNPRHKSYLEQVSLRQLEKLFIFLRGYLLGQSLAETMEQIQRETTIDPEEDLNKLDDKELAKRKSIMDELFEKNQKKKDDPDFVYDIEVEFPQDEQLQSCGWDTESADEF; encoded by the exons ATGATGTGCACTGCCAAGAAATGTGGAATTAGGTTCCAGCCTCCAGCTATTATCCTAATCTATGAGAATGAAATGAAGGGAAAACGTCGCCAACGCATCATGCCAGTCCGAAACTTTTCAAAGTTTTCAG aTTGCAACAGAGCTGCTGAACAATTAAAGAATAATCCGCGACACAAGAGTTACCTGGAACAAGTGTCCCTGAGGCAGCTAGAgaagttattcatttttttacgAGGTTACTTGTTGGGGCAGAGTTTGGCAGAAACAATGGAACAAATTCAACGGGAAACAACAATTGATCCTGAGGAAGACCTGAACAAACTAGATGATAAGGAACTTGCTAAGAGAAAGAGCATCATGGATgaactttttgagaaaaatcagaagaagaaGGATGATCCAGATTTCGTTTATGACATTGAAGTTGAATTCCCACAGGATGAACAGTTGCAGTCTTGCGGCTGGGACACAGAGTCAGCTGACGAGTTCTGA
- the CEP19 gene encoding centrosomal protein of 19 kDa isoform X1: MRACGPAVTPVPAALVPLKLPALREAATSPPSLLPCHPAPRRRVRGRGKERRTRRDVRLGCCCGNNSLGPHPDPSSGAVLRAVSGSSLSPPLPVHVRMMCTAKKCGIRFQPPAIILIYENEMKGKRRQRIMPVRNFSKFSDCNRAAEQLKNNPRHKSYLEQVSLRQLEKLFIFLRGYLLGQSLAETMEQIQRETTIDPEEDLNKLDDKELAKRKSIMDELFEKNQKKKDDPDFVYDIEVEFPQDEQLQSCGWDTESADEF; the protein is encoded by the exons ATGCGCGCCTGCGGTCCTGCGGTTACCCCGGTCCCCGCAGCCCTGGTCCCCCTGAAACTTCCGGCGTTGCGGGAGGCGGCAACCTCACCGCCGTCTTTGCTCCCCTGTCACCCCGCCCCTCGCCGTCGGGTCAGGGGGCGGGGCAAAGAGCGGCGCACGCGCCGTGACGTACGCCTGGGCTGTTGCTGTGGGAACAACTCCCTGGGCCCCCATCCAGACCCGAGCTCTGGAGCAGTCCTGCGAGCCGTGTCGGGGAGCTCCCTGTCTCCACCACTTCCAG TACATGTGAGAATGATGTGCACTGCCAAGAAATGTGGAATTAGGTTCCAGCCTCCAGCTATTATCCTAATCTATGAGAATGAAATGAAGGGAAAACGTCGCCAACGCATCATGCCAGTCCGAAACTTTTCAAAGTTTTCAG aTTGCAACAGAGCTGCTGAACAATTAAAGAATAATCCGCGACACAAGAGTTACCTGGAACAAGTGTCCCTGAGGCAGCTAGAgaagttattcatttttttacgAGGTTACTTGTTGGGGCAGAGTTTGGCAGAAACAATGGAACAAATTCAACGGGAAACAACAATTGATCCTGAGGAAGACCTGAACAAACTAGATGATAAGGAACTTGCTAAGAGAAAGAGCATCATGGATgaactttttgagaaaaatcagaagaagaaGGATGATCCAGATTTCGTTTATGACATTGAAGTTGAATTCCCACAGGATGAACAGTTGCAGTCTTGCGGCTGGGACACAGAGTCAGCTGACGAGTTCTGA